Proteins encoded by one window of Nostoc sp. PCC 7120 = FACHB-418:
- a CDS encoding Uma2 family endonuclease encodes MFALVSPDKTELPPGAVVRLPASWQEYQHLCSQRGDGSIPRIKYRDGEVLLMSPLPVHGRDAHLLANIVMALLDHDEREYDAFTPVTMSLPQESGIEPDYCFYIDNWQAVSGKKRIDWGQDPPPDLVIEIDVTSYSDVQDYLPYRVREVWLFRNQQLLIHQLQGENYQLQTHSCYFPNFDLAQTIVRCVQIAYERNSSAAVRDLKKRLRNTVEP; translated from the coding sequence ATGTTTGCTCTTGTTTCTCCAGACAAAACTGAATTACCTCCTGGTGCTGTAGTACGTTTGCCTGCCAGTTGGCAAGAATATCAGCATTTATGCAGTCAACGAGGAGATGGGTCAATACCGCGTATAAAATACCGTGATGGAGAAGTATTGCTGATGTCGCCATTACCAGTACACGGTCGAGATGCTCATTTACTGGCTAACATTGTGATGGCTTTATTAGATCACGATGAGCGAGAATATGATGCGTTTACACCTGTAACCATGAGCTTACCCCAAGAAAGCGGCATTGAGCCAGATTACTGCTTTTATATTGATAATTGGCAGGCAGTCTCAGGGAAAAAACGCATCGACTGGGGACAAGACCCACCACCTGATTTAGTTATCGAAATTGATGTCACCAGTTATTCTGATGTGCAAGACTATCTGCCCTATCGTGTAAGAGAAGTTTGGTTATTCAGAAATCAGCAGTTACTAATTCATCAACTACAAGGTGAAAATTACCAACTGCAAACTCATAGTTGTTATTTTCCTAACTTTGATTTAGCACAAACCATAGTTCGTTGTGTGCAGATTGCTTACGAACGTAACTCAAGTGCTGCCGTCCGCGATCTTAAAAAGCGATTAAGGAATACTGTTGAGCCTTGA
- a CDS encoding YdcF family protein gives MKSSYRIKTILMLWLVGLLLVLGLTIPVRLAIANHQAPQPQAILTLGGGADKEEFTALFAQFYPDIKIWVSSGIEPQQARAIFHAAGITDSQFHLDYRATDTVTNFTSLVEDFQQQHIKHIFLITSKFHMPRAKAIATLVLGSRGISFTSISVPSRATRAESTSPTPCGSR, from the coding sequence ATGAAGTCTTCATATCGAATTAAAACTATATTGATGTTGTGGCTAGTGGGTTTGCTCCTCGTTTTAGGGCTAACTATTCCTGTACGCTTGGCAATTGCTAATCATCAAGCTCCTCAACCTCAAGCTATTCTTACTCTCGGTGGTGGTGCAGACAAAGAAGAATTTACGGCTCTATTTGCCCAATTTTATCCAGATATAAAAATTTGGGTTTCATCTGGGATTGAGCCGCAACAAGCACGAGCAATTTTTCATGCCGCAGGTATCACAGATAGTCAGTTTCATCTTGATTACCGTGCTACAGACACAGTGACTAATTTTACAAGCTTGGTAGAGGATTTCCAACAACAGCATATAAAGCACATATTCTTAATCACTTCCAAATTTCATATGCCCAGAGCGAAGGCGATAGCTACTTTAGTCCTTGGTAGTCGAGGTATTTCTTTTACTTCTATCTCTGTACCCTCCAGGGCAACTAGAGCAGAGTCAACTTCACCTACTCCTTGCGGGAGTAGGTGA
- a CDS encoding GNAT family N-acetyltransferase has product MKVMNVNIRIAEELDVPALAELYQTTVLAVAPQHYSPEQTQMWASFASDTDNFQKFILNATTFIATDERGILGFAGITEDGHVTATYVRSDLIRQGIGSILMEKILEYAHLHKIRRLYAEASEFSLGLFQKFGFHIYDTEIVNRQGVLFRRYIVERS; this is encoded by the coding sequence ATGAAAGTGATGAATGTGAATATTCGCATTGCTGAAGAATTGGATGTTCCAGCATTGGCAGAACTTTATCAAACAACAGTGTTGGCAGTTGCACCGCAGCACTACTCTCCAGAGCAAACGCAAATGTGGGCATCTTTTGCATCAGATACAGATAATTTTCAAAAGTTCATTTTGAACGCCACTACATTTATAGCTACAGATGAAAGGGGAATTTTAGGGTTTGCAGGAATTACAGAAGATGGTCATGTAACTGCTACTTATGTTAGGAGCGATCTTATCCGTCAAGGGATTGGTTCTATCCTCATGGAGAAAATTTTAGAATATGCTCATCTGCATAAGATTAGGCGTTTATATGCCGAAGCGAGTGAATTTAGCTTAGGTTTATTTCAAAAGTTTGGTTTCCACATCTACGATACTGAAATTGTAAATCGTCAGGGAGTACTGTTTAGGCGCTATATAGTAGAGCGAAGTTAA